GTGCTTCTGTGTCAGAGACGCGGTGGTGGTGAGAAAATGACGGCGGCCGGAGTAGCatcggagaagacgaagaagctattCAAGCTTAGTCTTTCTCTCTTCCGTCTTGGCTTCAACTCCTCCAAATGGTAACTCTTATCGATCGATTTTATACATTCTTAGATTATTAACAGAGATCTATCAGTTTTGATGAACCTTGTTTTGTCtgggaataaaaaaaaaagcaaaacggCGGCGAAGATGGCTGTAGCTCGAATAAAGCTTCTGAGGAACAAGAGACAAGTTGTGGTGAAGCAAATGAGGCGTGACATTGCCCTTCTTCTTCAGTCCGGTCAAGATGCCACTGCTCGGATCAGAGTATTTCACTTCTCTAACTTTCCATTACAAAAGTGTTCGTAGTGTAGCGGTAGCCAAAGAGAATTGGTTGTTCCCCTGTGCCAGGTTCAAACCACCATtggtataaaaaaatattctttaattAGGAATATCTAAAGATTGATTTATAGTTTCTCTAGCACAAGCAACTCAATTCAATGAAGATTTATCTTTTTGATCAAATCAGGTTGAGCATGTGATTAGGGAGCAGAACATTCTTGCAGCAAACGAAATCATTGAGCTTTTCTGTGAACTCATTGTTTCAAGACTCGCTATCATCACCAAACATAAGTATGTTCACATGTCAGTTTCAGCTCATGCCttttaacttattttaaatttcttttacttgttttttttatagggAATGCCCTGTGGATCTTAAGGAAGGCATTGCTAGTTTAATCTTCGCTGCGCCTAGATGCTCCGAGATTCCGGAGCTTGGAGATTTGAAAGACATCTTTGAGAAGAAGTACGGTAGAGATTTTGTTTCTGCTGCTACTGAGTTGCGTCCTACCTGTGGGGTTAACCGGATGGTAAGTAACATTCTTTTGTTTATGATTAGTTACCATGATGTGGACTGACCTTTTGactctttgtgtgtgtgttgtagTTGGTTGTTAAGCTTTCGGTTACGCGTCCCGAGGAGAATTCAAACTGAAAGTCATGAAGGAGATTGCAAAGGAGTTCCAGGTTGATTGGGATACTAAAGAGACAGAACAAGAGCTTCTCAAACCTAAAGAAGAAACCATTGTATGTGTCTCTTAATCTATTTATCTTTTTAGTAGAATCAATTTTTCTTAAAcatgtaattttgttttgtaatgaGCAGGATGGGCCACGTGCGTTTATTAGCGCCTCAAGCTTACCAGTTGAACGTGCTTCTCAAGATCTCATTGATCCTACCAAAGCAGTGCCGAGGTAAGAGATGCATCTCCATCTTTTTGTATCTACAGTGTCTAGATAAGGACTCAAAATAATGGAgtcttgttgttgttttgtttcatcAAGATCGAGTAGTAGCCTGAGCATCAACACGCATTATCATGACACAGAAGCAGCAGCTGAAGCGGCAGCTGAATTAGCCAAGCAGGCGGTTGAAGCAGCACAAGTAGCAGCCTTGTTAGCTTACAGAAGAGACAGCACCACGGAGGATCATTATCATCCAGGTTCAACAAGACAATCCCTAGATTCTGAAACAAGCTCCTACTACGCCAAACCTTATGTCAGAAGACACAGCTGCAACAATCCGTGTGTAAATAATGAAGCTGACCACATGGAAGAAGCAAAGGAAGCAGTGAGGAGGAAACACAGCCACAACTCTCCACCACACCCTCCTCCTGCAACTTCTGAGATCAAGTTTGATGAGTCAGACTATGAGGAAGAGACAGAGCCAGAAGAAGGATTACTGCAGAGTCGTGCTTCTTCCCTCCCACCAAACCGAGCACCGCCTCAGGCTCCTCAGTCGAGAAGGGACTCAAGCGGTCACCAAGTTCACCCAAAACTGCCTGACTATGATACTTTGGCGGCACGTTTTGAAGCAATCAGACACAGTAAAGGGCCATTGATCTGAAAGCTGGAAACTTCACTTACTcctcctttatatatataaatagaaataaaatcaCCTTTTGGATTTATGCAATTATTGTATTTATTACTTTGGTTTAGTCATTGTgtatgaagaagaaagaagcatTATGTTTTTATGTACTGACTCTTTGTGAAGATTTATGCATTGCTGCTCATCGTTTGTGTAATAAATTTAGCATAAGGAAAGTTGATGAGAGAGGTAAGTTCGTTTCAAGGTTTATAAATTGGACTAAGAGCTGGTGGAATGGGTTTAGGTTAATTCCCTGGGAGACAAGACACTCATTATGGCTACAGAGAGTTGTTTTACAGTGACCATGAGGACTGATCAAAAAGTAGTTTACTATTGGAAATATGGATGAAGATGTTAAAGTCTTCAAGCTTAATGATGGTGGTATTATCAGTATCACTTCCTAAAGTTGTTTTCATATGTtctctactctttttttttttttttgccaagatTAATTATCTTTCAAAACTTGTATATTGATACTGTGTGCCGTGTGTTAttgtgaaaatttaaaaatctctaAAGGCCAAACTAATATAAAAcctatatttcaaaatataaaccaaaatataaacattcaattgaaaatatCCAGATTTGTAACTGAAATTCTAACTCTGAAGTAGGGGGTTCAGCTCAGCTCGGTTTTTCATGAACATGAACTCTATGTTTTAGGTTCGTTtaataaatgagtttaataattaaacttaaattaGATCACGAGTTATATGAACGATCTTTAACGAACACGAGCTAACTCATGAGCTTGATTGTTTTTATactatgtgtgtgtgtggatgactttttttcttatgtaagaaaatataattttcatattaatcatatttatcttctaaaattaaaatgtaaacaaaaaaatattaaatatatataaaatgtaaaagaatattGTTATCAGTCCTCATATTATATATCTTTagaattaaaatgtaaaagaaaatatttctaAGATTCGCATGcggaatatatatttttatgatttagaTGAAACTTTGAATTAATCATCTTAAGACTtatgttaaatatatttttggatcactaatttagattttatttaatttattattaggttttggttttattcattattaatattaatgttctggatttttaatatttaaattttaaattatagtatgaaaaatattttatttataatgattttataattttttattatttcatatttgattgCGAATTAGTTCATTTAACTTATGATCTAGATGACATGAGTTCGAGTTTACATATGGAAGCTCATATAATAAATGAGCTGAGCTGAGTTAGCTAATGAAAAATCTGAGCTCCCTATGAGCTGCGCTGAGTTGAACGAGCTAactcattttgacacccctactCTAAAGTAACTTTTTTGGTATTACTGAACATTCCGAGTGATATATCCCCTTGattttttggggtcaaatatATGATTTCTCAAACTTGTTTTTTGCCCATTAATAGAGTAAATTTGTAGCTAGAGAACAACAAATAATTCTAAGTaaaaagtacattaaatatatggTCAAGTCAAAAGTGGAAGTCATTTGTAACATGAGtactatttaataattttacaaaatagttaGGTAAACATTCAATGAAAATCCAGAAAGTtaaataaacaacaaaattCACGTATATCTAaggtaattatattatttttgggGTCAGTCAAGGTCCATATATCTTTTAGCTGACCCAAAAAAGGAAACATCTTTCATTAAAGATATTCTTTCCATATCAGATttagagtatatatataaacagaTCTCATAATCTTCAAATCATTCATCTAGTTAACAAACGATATCAGAAAAAACCGTAACAAATAATAAAGAGAGATGAGTCAATCCGTAGAGTGGTCTGGTTTGCCCGAAGAACTAGTCGATGAAATAGCCGGCCGTCTCTTCTCTAAAGTTGAGCTTCACCGAGTCCGTAGCATCTGCAAACCCTGGCGTTCCGCGTCTTCGATCCATAAACGTTACCCCAAACGCCATAACCGCAACCGTGTACGTGTGCTTTCGCCCTTCAGTAATATAAAACCGTGTTTGCTCTCTCCCGCGGCTTTCTTCCGTGTGTTTCTTTCGTCCTGTCGGAACAAAGGATGGCTTATTAAAACCCAAGATGTCTACGAAACCAGGTCCGAAACCCGTAAAAAATTACTACACCCGCTCTCTCGTGTCCCCATGGACTCTTCTCAGCAAACCTTAGATCTTTTGGAGTATACGGTCTCAGAGATCCATCAGTCCTACGACGTTCATAAATACCATAAAACATCGTATAATTTCGCTAGAGTTGTTTTAATGGACAAGTTTGTTTTCGGGGTGAATGACAAGAGGAGATCTGGTGGTGCAACAATGAAGAAAGTAATGACGATAATAACAATGTTTGGACAAGAGTTTCAGATGAAGAAGCTGAGTATTTCTCGGACATCATAGTCCACAAAGGTCAAATCTATGCCTTGGACCTAAATAGCGCGATATGGTGGATTAGTTTATCCGAGCTCAAGATTTTTCAGTACGGACCTTCGACTCCAATGGACTACTACGATTTGATGATTGCAAAGACAAGAGGCTCGTGGAGTTTTGTGGAGAACTGTGCATCATTCATCGTTTCTGTAAGACGTTTCGCGTGCGCAGAGTTGACGTGGAGAGGACTACTACTGGTTTTAAGGTTTATAAGATGAACATGGAGTTGGTTGAATGGGTTGAGGTTAAGTCTCTGGGAGATAATGCTTTTGTCATGGCGACAGATAGTTGTTTCTCTGTCGTGTCTAGTGACTATTATGGATGTTTGGAGAATGCTATTTATTTACTGAAGAGAAGGATGTAACAATGTTAATGTGTTCAAGCTTGGTGATGGTAGTGTTACTAATTTGGGGGAGTCTTCTGAGAAttgttttcatatgttttatcCTCCTTTTGTATGAGAATGTTGTTGTTTATTTAAATCTCAACCTTATGTTGTTTGTCAATCAGAATGTTTCTACCATTGTTAATGAAATAAATCCTCGTTGTAAAGggaatacatttttcattcCTACGCGTCTTTTTCATGTCGGTTTTCTGTTCATTAAACGACATGGTGTTCACATGCCATATCATATCGATTGCTAATCAGTAAAGTACAGTGAAGATTAGCCATGGGCACATTTATTCATTCGGAACTGAAAAACCGAACGaaactgaacaaaaaaaaaatgaagttcaGTTTGGGTTTGATTTGAATCTCATCAATTATTCGAGTAGATACTATATTTCTACGATCGGAAAACTGAAATCAAACAGTAACCgaacaaaaaaaacgaattaaCACTCAAATTTCTGTAATATAGTTTATTACCTatatttagtttcaaaatttttaataaatcaaaatacccaaaaacgaattaatcataaaaatatttttatccaaaatatttaaaattgtctGAACTATccaaattttatatgaaaatacataaaacTGAAATTTAATCTGAAATCTAGAATTTCTGACATTCTAACTCGGATTAACTAGAAAACTAAAACCGATTCGAAATCGATTGAGATCCAAAGATATTAGCTGGTTCTCAATTTTACtacttaaaataatttgaaagcCGAAATAACCTAACCGAAACCgaatcaaattttcaaaatactcAAATGGATGGTAAACTTCTAAAACCGAAAGAAGAACTGAGAATCGAATACATAGGACTAATCGCGTTGACCGAACCGGGAGTTAACAGTTGCCTCAAGATGGTTTTCGTTTATTGGAACCGGTTAACTAATTTAATAGTCCGGTTGGTTTGTGCCTAGCGCAATACTTAAACGACGACGTTGTTTACGTCTTAACTTTCTGTAGCGTCGTCTGAAGGAAGCCTCGGCACATTCTCGTCGGAGATTCGATCGGAGACAAATGAAGAAATCGCCGTTGCCGGTGCAAAACGTTAACCGCTCCGATAAGAACGTTTCAGGAAAAGAAGTATTGGTGAAGCTATTGCGATGGCACTTCGGCCATGCAGATTTCAGAGGGAAGCAGCTAGAGGCGATTCAAGCGGTTGTGTCAGGAAGGGATTGCTTTTGCTTGATGCCGACGGGAGGAGGGAAATCGATTTGTTATCAGATACCTGCGTTGGCTAAACCTGGAATCGTGCTTGTTGTTTCTCCTTTGATTGGTAAAAATCTGTTTCCTTTCCTTTGTTTTCGATGAATGTTAGAATtgcgttttgatttttttctaactgtttgtttctgtgtttttttggtttctcaGCTTTGATGGTGAGTGTCATTGTTCTTTTCTCATGCTTCTTTCTTTGAGCTCTATTGTTTAATGGGGTTTTGAAAAGATCTTCTTTGTTTGATAAAGGAGAATCAAGTGATGGCGTTGAAGGAGAAAGGTATTGCTGCTGAGTATCTCTCGTCCACTCAAGCTACACATGTTAGGAACAAGGTGAGTTGGCTATACTCTGTGTGTGTATGTGTATATGCAATGTAGATAAATTCTCGTTGTTGGTAGCAAACTAGAATTCAAGATTCATGGCATGTGCTTTGTTATAGTGTTGAGTGAATCACTTGGGAAAGctctttattttgtttcactTCAAGTGTTGTGTCGATCATTCCTCGAAAATATCTTGGATGAGGGAGACAACTTctgtatttgttattttttttgtagatccACGAGGACCTTGATTCTGGAAAACCTCTGTGAGATTGCTGTATGTAACTCCAGAATTGATCGCGACAAAAGGATTTATGCTGAAGCTGAGAAAGCTCCATGACAGGGGTTTACTGAATCTTATAGCCATAGACGAGGTAAGGCCGTCTAATGCTTTATACAAGAGTAAGCAGTAAAGCTTCAGATGTTGAACTTGAATGTGGGTTTAATTTCTCTCaactgtttatttatatttcaggcACATTGCATCTCATCATGGGCCACGACTTCAGGTTTATAAGTGGTGATTGTGTCAGCATTCTTGTTTGTGGTGCTAGCTATTCTCTAACTTGTTTTGTGATAAAACAGACCTAGCTATCGTCAACTTTCAACATTAAGAGATTCTTTGGCTGATGTTCCAGTCTTGGCTTAACCGCTACAGCTGCTCCTAAGTAATCTTCGGTTTTAGTGCATTATAAGAACATGTGTGTAGCTTGTAGAGCCTTTTTCTCAAACAGCAATACTTTGCAGGTACAAACAGATGTTATTGAGTCCTTGAGTCTGCGGAATCCTTTGGTCCTCAAGTCTTCTTTCAATCGCCCAAATATCTTCTATGAAGGTTTATATTTTCCCTTTTGAGCTATTAATATTTTCTACGAGTTCTCAACGTTGTATTGTTTCAGAATCTTTTATACTATAAAATAATCTGAATAAGTTTTTTGTTGATGCAGTTCGGTACAAAGATCTTATAGATAATGCTTATACTGATTTGTGCAACTTGCTCAAGTCATGTGGAAATATGTGCAATCATCTATTGCCTTGAGCGTACAACCTGTGATGACTTGTCTCTTCATCTTTCCAGTACTGGGATCTCTTCTGCTGGTAAAAAAAGGTCCCTTGTACCTCTACCTGCTTAAAACTGAGCCACGGCCGTTGATTTATGCTTATCTTTATGATTGCAGCCTATCATGCAGGACTGAATAGTAATCTGAGAAGTACCGTATTAGATGACTGGCTGTCCTCGAAGAAGCAAGTTATTGTCGCCACCGTGGCTTTCGGGTATTAACAACTCTATGATATAACCTTGCATTTGGGTTCTTGGGTTTATTATGATCATCTTCTTTGCGTCTTACTATGTTTGGGAGCTCTTGGGGGGCACGTGATAAACGCTCTAATGGTTTTTCTACAGAATGGTAAACAAAGTTTCTTCCTCATGTTACATATTCTTTAAAAGATACTTCTTATGTACTGAAGCATGATCAGACAACTGACTTTATAGGGTATAGATAAGAAGGATGTCAGGATGGTTTGCCACTTCAACGTTCCAAAATCGATGGAATCTTTCTACCAAGAGTCCGGCAGAGCAGGTCGGGATCAACTACCTTCAAGAAGTGTATTATACTATGGCGTAGACGATAGAaagaaaatggtaatgttaAACTCTTTACAACTTTCATTCTATACGTAAGTTATCTAACTTACTTTACAAACTCTTTGCTAGGAGTTTCTACTACGAAACTCGGAGAATAAGAAATCCCAATCCTCATCCTCAAAGAAGCCTACATCCGACTTCGAGCAGGTAAatgctttcttgttttttttttcaggctcTGTGTATTTCAGTTGAAAGTCATTCTCATTCATGCTGCATGAATTTAGATTGTGAGATACTGCGAAGGTTCTGGATGCCGAAGGAAAAAGATTCTTGAGAGCTTTGGTGAAGAGGTGTGTGACTTGTGTTTTACTTTATTCACCAGAACGTTTCATTAAACTAAGCCGCTGATTTTCTTTGTTGCAAACAGTTTCCCGTACAGCAATGCAACAAAACGTGTGATGCATGTAAGCATCCAAATCAAGTTGCTCGTAGCTTGGAGGAGCTCACGACTACCGCCTCCCGAAGACACAACTCTTCTCGAGTTTTCATCACCAGGTTTTGCTAATAAAACCTCATCTAACTGTGCAACAAGGTATATACAAAAGAACTTAACTCCGTACTCAATTATTTTGCAAGCTCGAGTGATAATAAGACCAATGACGGGCAGTACTCTGAGTTCTGGAATCGTAATGAAGATGGAAGCAATTCCGACGAGGAAATATCAGATTCAGATGGTAGCACTTCCTTCAGTAGAGATTTagcatatatatagatattcaATCTTGTTACTCACGCGTTGATCCATCTACATGCAGATGGAGCTGATGTTGTCAAAAGCCTAGCAGGACCTAAACTATCGAGGAAGCTGGGAGTAGATGAGAAACTGGTTTTACTGGAGCGGGCTGAGGAAAAGTACAACGAAAGCAATAAACAGGTTTAGTACTCGCTTTACCTTCTTCAGAAACAGAAGTATAACTTAGCATACTGTTTGCAGGTCAAAAAGTCAGAGAAGAATGCAATATCTGAAACACTAAGGGAATCAAGCAAGCAGAGACTCTTGAATGAGCTTACAAAAGTACTTCAACTGCTCGGTGTAAAAGAGTAAAAATCTCTTGAACCCTCTTTTCAGTATTATTCTCTCTTATCTCATTTAGCTGGAATGTTTAATATTGCAGGATTGAGTCCCAAAACGCATCTGAGTTTCTTGAAAACGAGTGCTATAGAAAATACAGCAAAGCAGGGAAATCGTTTTACTACTCACAGATAGCGAGTACTGTGAGATGGTTGGGAACCGCAACCAGAGACGAGCTAATGACCCGACTTAGCTCAATGGCCAGAGAAGAAGAGCCATCAGGAGAACCAATCCTGGTGACTGAACCAGTCGAGAACATAAGAAGACAGAAACACATATACAGCCGAGCTACAGGTCGATGAACCAACACAGCTGCTTGTGACTAGCCCTAGCCGTTCGCCTATAAGGCTCCCAGAGATTCCGTCATTCTCAGAGTTTGTGAACCGTAGAAAGATGAAGCATTCTACTGAAGGTTCTGATGGCAAGAAACCGTCAAAGGTAATGAAGCTACAGTAAAAATTGCAGCCAAGTCcttgaaatatttgtttattacagtaatgttcttttttttttttgccagttTTGGTAATTGGCCTATTGTCTCTTCAAGTCGTAGCGTAGAGGATACATAGTTCAACCCGGTTCAATAGACTTAATTGGAAATAAACCAGCTAAACCGATATGTAATTAAAAACCGAAGAGaacatatttaagaaaaaaaaatctacagattCTCAAACTCTCCTTATCCAAACGACAACAGCTGTCTATTCTTTACCGTGAAAAGGGCTCACTGACATCGAAAAGCACAtctatttgtaatatttttatatttcaaaatcgtatattatattgtttataataATACACGATCCGTGATCTGCGCTAAGAGATACACCTCATGGAGAAACTCGAGACCGGCGAATCTACTGCGGCTCCAGCGTGATCGCTCTCTTGACCGTAATCCATCATCGGACGGTACTCCAGATCGTCGTCGTGGTCGTACACAAACTCCGGCATCTCTATCTCGTTCCTCCTCACGTGTTCCCACAAGTAGTCAACTCTGCTTATGTACCTTAGCTTCCCGTACAACCTACCGTAGCCAATCACCGCACCAAACAAACCAGTTCAGTAACCGAAATAATTTCAGTTTCTTATAACTGAAATAAACGCGACGGTTACTCTACTCACCCGCCGGAGAATAGGAATCGTCCGCAAGTTGCGAGGAAGAGACGCGACTGAAGGCCTGGATGGAGGAAGTAAACCTCCTGGAGATTGTCTCTTACGTTCACCGGAATCGCGTCGTAGATCGCTCGTAGAGCTGAGATTCCGGGGAAATTCTCGCTCCTCTGTACGCCGGTGTGGACGTAGAGAATGGAGAAAGGTTTTCTCCCTAAGCGAGGAAAGATCTTCTCCTCAAGATACTTCTTCAACACATCCAGTGAGAGAAACCGAGCTGATTCAAGAAGAATTCAAATCAGATCATAataaagaatttgaaataaatCACAGAAAAGCTTATTGTATCAAGTAATTACCTGGAAAGAACTTGCCGATGATCCGAAGGATCTTACGTCGTCGTTTGTCTCTGCCATGGATCTTGAAGATCTCGAGCTTCTCGAGCAGCTGCTCTTGCTCGATCTCCGATATCTGAGTGCTCATCGTTTCGACGGTGATAATCAGTTGAAATATGCGGCGAGTGAGTGTGTGATGAGCTGATTATTTTATAGCATCTTTCGGAATATTCTTTCTCACCTCTCCGTGGGTCCTACAATCATTGCATGTTGAGTAATTAATCTGAACCCTCCATTTACTCTACATCCAACGGCTACTGTCTTTTTTACTCTTTTCCCGCGCACACCTTACGCGTTACGTTTTgcctcatcacatgattagagTTTTGGATAAGATAAACGTTATCCCTGTCGCACAATCGAATTATTAGGTTTAATACTGTACAGTCTAGTGTCATAGAG
The window above is part of the Brassica napus cultivar Da-Ae chromosome C3, Da-Ae, whole genome shotgun sequence genome. Proteins encoded here:
- the LOC106436622 gene encoding LOW QUALITY PROTEIN: F-box protein At4g35733 (The sequence of the model RefSeq protein was modified relative to this genomic sequence to represent the inferred CDS: inserted 2 bases in 2 codons; deleted 1 base in 1 codon), producing MSQSVEWSGLPEELVDEIAGRLFSKVELHRVRSICKPWRSASSIHKRYPKRHNRNRVRVLSPFSNIKPCLLSPAAFFRVFLSSCRNKGWLIKTQDVYETRSETRKKLLHPLSRVPMDSSQQTLDLLEYTVSEIHQSYDVHKYHKTSYNFARVVLMDKFVFGVNDXEEIWWCNNEESNDDNNNVWTRVSDEEAEYFSDIIVHKGQIYALDLNSAIWWISLSELKIFQYGPSTPMDYYDXDDCKDKRLVEFCGELCIIHRFCKTFRVRRVDVERTTTGFKVYKMNMELVEWVEVKSLGDNAFVMATDSCFSVVSSDYYGCLENAIYLLKRGCNNVNVFKLGDGSVTNLGESSENCFHMFYPPFV
- the LOC106436624 gene encoding LOW QUALITY PROTEIN: ATP-dependent DNA helicase Q-like 3 (The sequence of the model RefSeq protein was modified relative to this genomic sequence to represent the inferred CDS: inserted 7 bases in 5 codons; substituted 1 base at 1 genomic stop codon), which produces MKKSPLPVQNVNRSDKNVSGKEVLVKLLRWHFGHADFRGKQLEAIQAVVSGRDCFCLMPTGGGKSICYQIPALAKPGIVLVVSPLIALMENQVMALKEKGIAAEYLSSTQATHVRNKIHEDLDSGKPXVRLLYVTPELIATKGFMLKLRKLHDRGLLNLIAIDEAHCISSWXHDFRPSYRQLSTLRDSLADVPVLXLTATAAPKXSSVQTDVIESLSLRNPLVLKSSFNRPNIFYEVRYKDLIDNAYTDLCNLLKSCGNXCAIIYCLERTTCDDLSLHLSSTGISSAAYHAGLNSNLRSTVLDDWLSSKKQVIVATVAFGMGIDKKDVRMVCHFNVPKSMESFYQESGRAGRDQLPSRSVLYYGVDDRKKMEFLLRNSENKKSQSSSSKKPTSDFEQIVRYCEGSGCRRKKILESFGEEFPVQQCNKTCDACKHPNQVARSLEELTTTASRRHNSSRVFITSSSDNKTNDGQYSEFWNRNEDGSNSDEEISDSDDGADVVKSLAGPKLSRKLGVDEKLVLLERAEEKYNESNKQVKKSEKNAISETLRESSKQRLLNELTKVLQLLGVKEIESQNASEFLENECYRKYSKAGKSFYYSQIASTVRWLGTATRDELMTRLSSMAREEEPSGEPILVTEPVENIXEDRNTYTAELQVDEPTQLLVTSPSRSPIRLPEIPSFSEFVNRRKMKHSTEGSDGKKPSKVMKLQ
- the LOC106436625 gene encoding ganglioside-induced differentiation-associated protein 2 — translated: MSTQISEIEQEQLLEKLEIFKIHGRDKRRRKILRIIGKFFPARFLSLDVLKKYLEEKIFPRLGRKPFSILYVHTGVQRSENFPGISALRAIYDAIPVNVRDNLQEVYFLHPGLQSRLFLATCGRFLFSGGLYGKLRYISRVDYLWEHVRRNEIEMPEFVYDHDDDLEYRPMMDYGQESDHAGAAVDSPVSSFSMRCIS